The Epilithonimonas zeae genome contains a region encoding:
- a CDS encoding winged helix-turn-helix transcriptional regulator, with protein sequence MGYKNSSYKYGITIHIGINYSPIAKIGTYAYFYIMYERKIIPNLNCGLDLIGEVLYGKWKIRLLWFINQGNKRPSELQRKIPDASRRVLNIQLKELEDHELVTKKIYPVVPPKVEYSLTEFGESLIPVVGALGQWGDQHEERLRDLIIKRYQASGNNAEE encoded by the coding sequence TTGGGGTATAAAAACAGTTCATACAAGTACGGAATTACGATTCATATAGGGATAAATTATTCCCCTATTGCAAAAATCGGAACATACGCTTACTTTTACATTATGTATGAGAGAAAAATAATTCCGAATCTGAATTGTGGTCTTGACCTGATCGGTGAAGTGCTGTACGGCAAATGGAAAATCCGTCTTCTTTGGTTTATCAATCAGGGAAATAAAAGACCAAGCGAATTGCAGCGTAAAATTCCGGATGCATCGCGAAGAGTTTTAAATATTCAGCTAAAAGAGTTGGAAGACCACGAGTTGGTCACGAAGAAAATTTACCCTGTTGTACCTCCAAAAGTAGAATATAGCTTAACTGAGTTTGGTGAAAGTTTGATTCCTGTTGTCGGTGCTTTGGGACAGTGGGGAGATCAACACGAAGAGCGATTAAGAGATTTAATTATTAAAAGATATCAGGCATCTGGCAATAATGCGGAAGAATAA